GGACTTCAAGCTGGAGTTTGGCCGCTATGGGGGGGAGATCCTCCTGGCCGACGAGATCAGCCCCGACACCATGCGGCTTCGGAAGGACGGGGAGCCCCTGGACAAGGACCGCTTCCGCAGGGACCTGGGCGGTGTGGAGGAGGCCTACCAGGAGGTGCTGAGGCGGGTTTTGGGGGGGTGAGGATGCCGAGATACCAGGCCACGTTGCTCATTGAGCTCAAGGAGGGAATCCTGGACCCCCAGGGCCGGGCGGTGGAAGGGGTCTTGAGGGACCTCGGCCACCCGGTGGAGGGCGTGCGGGTGGGGAAGGTGCTGGAGGTGGTCTTCCAGGAGGAGAATCTGCTAAAGGCCGAGGAAAGGGCCAAGGCCCTGGGCCAGCTCTTGGCCAACCCGGTGATGGAGACCTGGACCCTCGAGGCCCTAAAGGAAGTGCCATGAGGTGGGCCATCGTCCGCTTTCCCGGCTCCAACTGCGACGAGGACGCCCGCTTCGCCCTCAAGAAGGCGGGGATGGAGGCGGCGTTCGTCTGGCACACGGAGAAGGAGCTCAAGGGGTTTGACGGGGTCTTCCTCCCCGGGGGGTTTAGCTACGGGGACTACCTGCGCCCCGGGGCCCTGGCGGCCAAGAGCCCGGTCATGGAGGCCGTGCGCCGCTTTGCCGAGGAGGGCCGGTACGTGATCGGGGTCTGCAACGGCTTCCAGGTCCTCACCGAGGCGGGGATCCTCCCGGGGGCCCTCCTCGCCAACCTCAACCTCCACTTCACCTGCAAGGAGGTGGGAGTGCGGGTGGAGCGGGTGGACCTCCCCTTCACCCGGCTTTACGGGAAGGGGCAGGTCCTTAGGCTTCCCATCGCCCACGCGGAAGGCCGGTACTACGCCGACAGAGAAACCCTGGCCAGGCTTGAGGGGGAGGGCCTGGTGGTCTTCCGCTACGCCCCCCTAGGAGGGGAGGAGGACTACAACCCCAACGGAAGCCTCCACGACATCGCCGGCATCGTGAACAAAAGGGGGAACGTCCTGGGGATGATGCCCCACCCCGAGCGGGCCGTGGACGAGGTCCTGGGGGGGACCGACGGGCTCCCCTTCTTCCTGGGACTCGCGAAGGAGGTCGCGCGATGAAACCCAAAGCCATCACCTTTGACTTCTGGGGCACCCTCTTCACCGAGGGCCAGGCGTTCATGGAAAGGGTCATGCCCACCCGGTATGAGGTCCTCCTGGACGCCCTCTCCGAGGCGGGCCACCCCGCCGAGGAGGCCGAGGTGCGGGAGGCCTACCGCCAGGCCACCCTGGCCTTTGAGGAGGCCTGGAAGGCGGGAGAGCAGATGGGGGTCTACGACCGGGTGGCCCGCATCTTCGCCCTCCTCGGGGCCCCCCACGACCCCGGCCTCATCGCCCTCACCGCGAGAAGGCTGGAGGAGACCTCCCTCCTCGCCGACCTCGAGGCCCTCCCCGGGGTGGAGGTCCTGAAGGACCTGGCCAAGAGGTACCCCCTGGCCCTGGTCTCCGACACGGGGATGACCCCGGGCCGCCTCCTCCGGGAACACCTGAGGCGCCACGGCCTGGACGTTTTCCAGGCCTATAGCTTCTCCGACGAGACGGGCTTCGTGAAGCCCAGGCCCGAGGCCTTCCACGTGGCCCTCGAGGCCCTGGGGGTGGCCCCGGAGGAGGCCCTCCACGTGGGGGACCTGCCCCAGACGGACATCAAGGGGGCTTTTGGGGCGGGCTACCCCTTTGCGGTGCAGTACGTGGGCCTGAGGGAGGTGAACGGGGAGGTGCGGCCCACGGCCAAGGTCAAGGACCACCGGGAACTCCTTTCCCTCCTAGAGTGATGGAAACCCTAGCCCAAGCGATCGGCATCCCCGAGGGGGAGTACCGGGAGATCCTGAGGCGCCTGGGGCGCGAGCCCAACCGGGTGGAGCTCCTCCTCTTCAAGGTGATGTGGAGCGAGCACTGCGCCTACAAGAACTCCCGCCCCCTCCTCAAGGAGCTCCCCAAGGAGGGGGAGGCGGTCCTCCAGGGGCCTGGGGAGAACGCCGGCGTGGTGCGGATCGGGGAAGGGTGGGCCGTGGCCTTCAAGATTGAGAGCCACAACCACCCCTCGGCGGTGGAGCCCTTCCAGGGGGCGGCCACCGGGGTGGGAGGGATCCTCCGGGACATCCTGAGCATGGGGGCGAGGCCCATCGCCCTCCTGGACTCCCTGCGCTTTGGCCCCCCCACGGGCCCAAGAAGCCGCTACCTCCTCAAGGGGGTGGTCTCCGGCATTGCCTTTTACGGCAACGCCATCGGGGTGCCCACCGTGGGGGGGGACCTCTACTTCCACGAGGGCTACGGGGAAAACCCCCTGGTGAACGCCATGTGCCTGGGCCTCCTGAGGGAGGAAAGCCTGAAGAGGAGCCGGGCCTCCCTGGGCCGGCCGGTCTACTACGCCGGGGCCAAGACGGGCCGGGACGGGATCGGGGGGGCGGCCTTCGCGAGCCGCGAGCTCAAGGAGGAGAAGGAGGAGGACCGCCCTGCGGTCCAGGTGGGGGACCCCTTCCTGGGCAAGCTCCTCCTGGAGGCCACCCTCGAGGCCATAGAAGGGGACCTGGTGGAGGGCGTCCAGGACATGGGGGCGGCGGGGCTCACCAGTAGCCTCGCCGAACTGGCCCACAAGTCGGGCCTGGGGGTGGAGCTCCACCTGGACTGGGTCCCCACCCGGGAAGGGGGCATGGCCCCCGAGGAGCTCCTCCTCTCGGAAAGCCAAGAGCGCATGGTCCTGGTGCCCCGGGAGGGGAAGGAGGCCGAGCTGGAGGCGGTCTTCCGGAGGTGGGGCCTGGACTGCGTCCTCGTGGCCAGGACCATCCCGGAGAAGGTCTTCCGGGTCCTCCACCGGGGAGAGGTGGTGGCCGAACTCCCCACCGAGGCCCTGGCCGAGGCTCCCCTTTACGTGCGGGTGGGACGGGAGGACCCGGAGATCCGGGCCCTGAGGGAAACGCCCCTTCCCCCCCTAGAGGTGGACCCAAGGGAGGCCCTTCTAAGGCTCCTCGCCTCCCCCAACCTGGCGAGCCGGGAGGCCGTCTACGAGCGGTACGACCACCAGGTGGGGACCCGCACCGCCCTCCTCCCGGGCCGGGGGGATGCCGCCGTCCTCTGGGTGAAGGGGACCCGCCTGGGCATCGCCGCCAAGGTGGACCAGAACCCCCGCTATAGCCGCCTCGCCCCGCGCCTAGGGGCCATGCACGCCCTGGCGGAGGCTGCGAGGAACGTTTCCGTGGTGGGGGCCAGGCCCCTCGCCTACACCGATGGCCTCAACCTGGGGAGCCCCGAGACCCCTGAGGGTTACTACGAGCTCCAGGAGACCATCCTGGGTCTAAAGGAGGCCAGCGGGGCCCTGGGGATCCCCGTGGTCTCTGGCAACGTCTCCCTTTACAACGAATCGGGGGGCAGGCGCATCCCCCCCACGGCCATGGTGGGGGTGGTGGGGGTCCTGGACGTGGAGAGGCGGGCGGAGATGGGCTTTAGGCGGCCGGGGGAGGCCATCCTCCTCATCGGGGAGGAAAGGGGCCATTTCGGGGGGAGCGAGGCCCTCTACGTCCTCCTGGGCCTCGAGGCGGGAAGCCCCCCGCCCATTGACTGGGAGCGTGAGAGGAAAGCCCAGGAGGCCATCCGCAGGCTCATCGGGGAGGGCCTAGTGAAGACGGCCCACGACGTGGCCGAAGGGGGGCTTCTGGTGGCCCTGGCGGAGATGACCTTCCCCTACGGAGTAGGGGCCACGGTGGAAATAAGGGAAAGGGGCCTGGAGGCCCTCTTCGGCGAGGCCCCAAGCCGCATCCTCTTCACCGTGGCCAAGGAGGGCCTGCGGGAGGCCACCCTCCTCCTGGAGGCCATGGGCCTCCCCTACCGGGTCCTGGGGGAAACCGGGGGGAAGACCCTCACGGTCCTCACCCCCGAGGGGGTGCTAGAGTGGGGTGTGGAGGCGCTCAAGGCTGCCTGGAAGACCCCCTTGCAGGAGGTTTTGGATGGACAAGCCTAAAGAGGAGTGCGGAGTCCTAGGACTCTACAGCGAGACCCCTTTGGACGTAGCGGGGTTGCTGTACTTAGGCCTTCTCGCCCTCCAGCACCGGGGGCAGGAGGCTGCGGGGATCGCCGTCAGCGACGGCGAGGCCTTCGTGGTGGAGAAGGAGTTGGGCCTGGTGAACCAGATCTTCACCGAGGAGCGCCTCTCCCGCCTCCGCCTTCCCGGAGCCCGCCTGGGGATCGCCCACGCCCGCTACTCCACTACGGGCTCCAACCTCCGCTTCAACGCCCAGCCCCTCACCGCCCGCACCGCCCACGGGGTCCTGGCCATCGCCCACAACGGCAACTTCGTGAACGCCAAACCCCTCAGGGACCGCCTCCTCCTGGAGGGGGCCACCTTCCAGAGCACCACGGACACCGAGGTCATGCTCCTCCTCCTGGCCCGTCTGGGCCGCCTGCCCCTACCCCAGGCCGCGGCCGAGGCCATGAAGGCCCTGGAAGGGGGCTACTCCATCCTCCTCATGGACCGGAGGACGCTCCTTGCCCTCCGCGACCCCCACGGGGTGCGCCCCCTGGTCCTCGGGAAGGCCCCCTGGGGCTACGCCTTCGCCTCCGAGCCCCCGGCCCTCAACCTCCTCGGGGCCGAGTACGTGAGAGACGTGCGCCCCGGGGAGGTGGTCTGGGTGGAGGAGGGGAAGCTGAGGAGCCTCCAGGTCCTTCCCCCAGACCCCACCCCTTGCGCCTTTGAGTGGATCTACTTCGCCCGGCCCGATAGCCTCCTGGACGGCATAGAGGCCTACCAGGCCCGGGTCCGCATGGGCGAGGAGCTCTTCCGGGAGGCCCCGGCGCAGGCGGACATCGTGGTCCCCGTGCCCGACTCCGGCATGGGGGCTGCGGTGGGCTACGCCAGGGCCTCTGGCCTCCCCCTGGAGTACGGCCTCTACAAGAACCCCTACGCCGGGCGCACCTTCATCCAGCCCACCCAGGAGCTCAGGGACCTGAAGACCCGCCTCAAGCTCGCCCCCACCTCGGCGGTGAGGGGCAAGCGGGTGGTCCTCATCGACGACTCCATCGTCCGGGGCACCACCAGCAAGCGCATCGTGGGAATGCTGAGGGAGGCGGGGGCCAAGGAGGTCCACTTCCGCGTCAGTAGCCCCCCCATCCGCTTCCCCTGCTACTACGGCATAGACACCGCCGCCAGGAAGGAGCTCATCGCCGCGGAGAAGAGCGTGGAGGAGATCCGGGCCTACATCGGGGCCGACTCCTTGGCCTTCCTCTCCGAGGAAGGGGTCAGGCGGGCCATCAGGGGACCGGTTTGCCTGGCCTGCTTCAACGGCCGCTACCCCGCCGGAGTGCCCGTGGAGGGGGAAAAGCTCGCCCTAGAGCTGGGCTAGAGGGCGGAAGCCTCCGCCTCGAGGCGGTCCAGGGCCCCGAGGCGGTCCTCCAGGGCCCGCAGGCGCTGGGCTAGGGCCTCGCACCGGTCCCGGTAGAGGGCCTGGAAGCGCTCCGCCCCCCGGGCAAGACCCGCCTCCAGGGCCTCCTCGAGGGCCCTCCGCACCGCAAGGAAAGCCTCCTCCAGCCGTTGGGAAAGGAGCCTCTTGCCCCTTTCCTTCCGCCTGGGCAGGATGGAGAGGGCCAGGAAGGCCACGAAAAAGCCCGCCAGAAGCCCCATCAGGTCCGCCAGGAGCCCTTTGAGGACCAGGACCAGGGCCGCTCCCAGGCCAAGCCCCCCCGCTCCCCCAGCCAGGGTGCGCACCACGGCTTCCTGGGCCAGGCCGGAGAGCCTCATGGCCTCCTCCTCGGGGTTGAACCGCCCGAGCGCCTCTTCGAGGGAGGCGAAGAGGGGTTCCTCCCCCCGGGGGAGCGGGCGGGCCTCCTTGAGATAGGCCAGGGCGTCCAGAAGGAGCTCCTCCTCCCTGCGGGCGAGCCACCGAAGGGCCTCCCCCACCGCCCGCTCCAGCCGGGCGCCCGCGTCCTGAACCACCTCCCTCTGGAAGGCCTCCCGAAAGGCCTTGGCGTTTAGCAGGTCCGGCAGGCGGGCCAGGCGCACGGTCTCTTCCAGAAAGCGGTGGCCCCGCCCCTCCACCTCCCGGAACACCTGGGCCACCAGGGCCACCTGTCCGGCGAAGTCGCGCCGCACCCGGGCGGCGTGCCGTTGGAGGAGGTCCTCCAGGGCCTCGCAGGTGGCGAGGGCTTTCAACAGCTCCTCCCGCTCGGCCCCTAAGGCCCCCTTGCCCTCCTGGAGGAGGCGGGACAGCACCCCTAGGGCCCCCCCGAGCTTTAGGCGAAGGGCCTTCCCCGCCAGGGTCTTGGCGATGTGGGCCCTCAGGGCCTCCAGGCCTGGGTCCCCGCCCTCCTTGGCCCGGCGGGCGGAGACGAGGAACAGGGGTACCTCCGCCCCCAGGACCTCCCTAACCCCCTGGGCCACGTAACGGGCCACCGCCTCCTGGTCCCCGGGGGCGAGGAGGTCCACCTTGTTCACCACCAGGAGCACCTTCTTCCCCCAAGCCCGGATGAGGTGCAAGACCTCCGCCTCCGAACGGGTGAGGGGGCGGTCAGCGCTGGTGACGAAGAGCACCAGGTCGGCCCGGGGCAGGAAGCCCTCCGTGAGCACCTGGTGACTTTCCATGAGGGCGTTGGTGCCGGGGGTGTCCACCAGGTTGAGCTCCCGGAGAAGAGGGTGGGGCCGCCAGAGGCGGAGGAAGCCCTCCCCCCTCTCCTCCCCCCCTTCCCCGTGGGCCAGAAGCTGGATGCGCTCTGTGGTAGGGGTAGGCCCCTCGGGGAGGAGGTCCTCTCCCAAAAGGGCGTTCACCAGGGTGGATTTACCCGAGTTGAACTCTCCCACCACCACGAGGAGGAAGGGGCCTTCCAGGTCCAAAAGGGCCTGGCGCAAGGGGCCCGTGTCCACCGGGGTACGGGCCAAAAGCTCGAGCCCCCGGGCCAGCACGGCCCGCACCCCCTCCTTCCTCCGCTTGGCCTCAGCCTCGAGCATGCCGCCTCGGCAAGAGGCTTACGGCCAGGCCGAGAAGGAAACCCACCAGCAAAAAGGCGAGGGCAAAGGCCCCTGTGGAGACCAGGTGCCAGCCGAAGAACCAGTAGCTGCACACCGCGTACCGCTCCACCTGGACCCGGACCAGCTCAGGGAGATCACGGCTGGTGGTGAAGTTGATAAGGATGGTGACGACAAGCAACACCGCTAAGACGAGGATCACGCCCCACTTGAGAAGGTTCCAGACATCGCCCCTCATGTCTCTAGCTTATCAGCCCCTCCCCCTGGAGGGCCTATAATCGGGCTATGATCACGACCACCCTAAGGGACGAGGCCCTCTTTAGGCTTATCGCTCTGGAGGAGAAAAGGCAAAGGGAGGGGCTAGAGCTCATCGCCAGCGAGAACTTCGTCTCCCAAGCGGTGCGGGAGGCGGTGGGCAGCATCCTCACCAACAAGTACGCCGAGGGCTACCCGGGGGCCCGGTACTACGGCGGGTGCGAGTTCGTGGACCAGGTGGAGGCCCTGGCCATAGAGCGGGCCAAGGCCCTTTTTGGGGCAGCCTGGGCCAACGTCCAGCCCCACTCCGGCTCCCAGGCCAACATGGCCGTCTACATGGCCCTCATGGAGCCGGGGGACACCCTGTTGGGCATGGACCTGGCCGCAGGCGGCCACCTCACCCACGGGGCCAAGGTGAACTTTTCCGGGAAGCTTTACAAGGCGGTCTTCTACGGGGTGAACCCGGAGACGGAGCGGATTGACTTCGAGGAGGTGCGAAGGATCGCCCTAGAGCACCGCCCCAAGGTCCTCGTGGCGGGGGCCAGCGCCTACCCGAGGGTCTGGGACTTCCAGGCCTTCCGCCAGATCGCCGACGAGGTTGGGGCTTACCTGGTGGTGGACATGGCCCACTTCGCCGGGCTGGTGGCGGCGGGCCTCCACCCCAACCCCGTGCCCCACGCCCACGTGGTCACCAGCACCACCCACAAGACGCTTCGGGGCCCCCGGGGCGGCCTCATCCTGAGCCAGGACCTGGAGCTCGGCAAGAGGATAGACAAGCTCATCTTCCCCGGCATCCAGGGCGGCCCCCTGGAGCACGTGATCGCCGGCAAGGCCGTGGCCTTCTTTGAGGCGATGCAGCCTGAGTTCCAGGAGTATAGCCGCCTGGTGGTGCAAAACGCCAAGCGCCTGGCGGAGGAGCTGGCCCAGCGGGGCTACCGCATCGTCACCGGGGGCACGGACAACCACCTCCTCCTGGTGGACCTCCGCCCCAAGGGCCTCACGGGCAAGGAGGCGGAGGAGAGGCTGGACCAGGTGGGGATCACCGTCAACAAGAACGCCATCCCCTTTGACCCCAAGCCCCCCAGGGTCACCTCGGGGATCCGCCTCGGCACCCCGGCCATCACCACCCGGGGCTTCACCCCCGAGGAGATGCCCACGATCGCTGACCTCATAGACCGGGCCCTGACCCAAGGCCCCTCGGAGGCCCTAAGGGAGGAGGTGCGGCGCCTGGCCCTTGCCCACCCCATGCCCTAGGGTTTTACCCCGCGGATGAAGTCCCCAGGAGTGAGGACCTTTAGGGGCAGGTCCTCCCGGGCCATGAGGGGGGCGAAGTGGCGCAGGTCTCCCGTGAGGAGGTGGGTGGCCTGGGCAGCCACCGCCGCCGCCAAAACGGGCATGTCCTTCTCCGGTAAAAGGCCCTCCATCCAAGGCTCGGGTTGGGCCTCGGGAACCAGCCTGATCCACTTCAAGATGGCCCTCAGGGCCTCGCGCCTCTCGGGAACTTTCAGCTCAACGTTGCGCCACGCCTCAAAGTAGCAGAAGGCACTGGTAAGTAAGCGAAGGCGGCCTCTTTTGGCCACCTCCAGAATGGCGTTAAAAACCGGCCCTCCAAGGGCCATGGAGAAGAGGGCGTTGGCATCAAGAAACACCCTCACTCCAAGCCCCACGCCTTGAGAAAGGCCGTGACCTCCTCCGGAGTGGCCTCGGCGGCCTTGCGGAACTCCTCCAGCCTTTCCTCACTGTAAACCTCGTAAGTAAGGAGAAGGGCGGGTTCCAGCACGAGCCTACCCTCCTCCACCTTTAGGAGGAGGACATCCCCGGGCTTTAGGCCCAGCTTCTCCCGGACCTCCTTGGGCAGGGTGATCTGGCCCCGGTAGGAGAGGGAAAGGGGGATCGTCATACCTTCAGTATAGCGGAAAATCCGCATGTCCCAAAGGGAGCGGGAAGGTCCTACAATGAAGGGGATGCTTCAGCGCCTCGAGGTCCAGAACCTGGCCGTGATCCGCGAGGCGGTCTTGGAGCTTGCCCCGGGCCTCAACGTCCTCACCGGGGAGACGGGGGCGGGGAAGAGCCTCCTGGTGGACGCCTTAGCCCTCCTCCTGGGGGCCAAGGCGGAGGGGATGGTGGGACCTTTTGGGGACAGCCTCCTGGTCACCGCCTTCTTCCAGGGGCCCGAGCCCAAGGTCCTCTCCAGAAGAGTAGGAGCCCGCTCTACCCCCCGGATCGACGGGGAGGTGGTGAGCCTAAAGGAGCTTCAGGAGGAAGCGCAAAGGTGGCTCTCCCTCCACGCCCAGCACGCCGCCTTGGTCCTCCTCTCCCCGAGGAGGCAGCGAGAGGTGCTGGATGCCCTCCTAGACCCCGCCCTCCTCGTCCGCTACGCCGAGGCCTACGCCCGCCACCAGGCCCTCCTGGAGGAGAGGCGGGCCCTCGAGGCCGCCCTCAGGGAAAAGGAGGCCCGGGAGGACCTCCTCCGCTTCCAGGTCAGGGAGATCGCCGAGGCCAAGGTGCGGCCCGGGGAGGACCGGGAACTGGAGGAGGAGGCCCGGAGGCTTCGCCACCTGGAGGCCCTAAGGGAGCGGGCAGGGAGGGCCTATGCCCTGCTAGAGGGAAAGTCCTCCGGGGCTTTGGAGGCCGCCTTTCGGGAGCTAAAGGCCGGAGCCCGGTACGACCGGGCCCTGGAGGCCCTGGCGGGGGACCTGGAGGCCGCCCTGGAGGGGGTGAGGGCGGTGGTGGCGGAGCTTTCCTCCTACCTGGAGGGCCTCGAGGGGGACCCGCAGCACCTCGCCCACCTGGAGGAGAGGCTTAACCTCCTGGAGCGCTTGAAGCGCAAGTACGGCCCCACCCTGGAGGAGGTCTTGGCCTACGGGGAGAGGGCCCAGGAGGAGCTCGCTCGGCTAGAGGGGGGCGAGGCCCGGCTGGAGGAGGTGGGAAGGGAGCTCAAGACGGCCAAGGAGGCCCTCCTCCGGGCCGGGGAGGCCCTGAGCGAGGCCCGGGAAGAGGCGGCCAGGAGGCTTATGGCGGGCATGGAGGAGGAGCTAAGGGAACTCGGCTTCCCCAAGGCCCGCTTCCTAGTGGACCTGAAGCCCTTGCCGGAGCCCGGGCCCTTTGGCCTCGAGGAGGTGGCCTTCCGCTTCTCCGCCAACCCCCACCTCCCCCCTGCCCCCCTGGGCGCCATGAGCGGCGGGGAGCTTTCCCGCCTGGCCCTGGCCCTGGCCCTCCTCACCGGGGCCGAGGCCCCCACCGTGGTCTTTGACGAGGTGGACACGGGGCTCGGGGGGGAGACCGCCTGGAGGGTGGCCGAGCGCCTGGCCCGCCTGGGGGAAAAGAGGCAGGTCCTGGTGGTCACCCACCTGCCCCAGATCGCCGCCAAGGCCCACCGCCACCTGCGGGTGGTGAAGGAAGGGGAGGGGGTGGGCCTGGAGGTTTTAGAAGGGGAAGAGCGGGTGCGGGAGCTCGCCCGCCTCCTCTCCGGCCAGTACACGGAGGCCGCCCTTTCCCACGCCCGGCTGCTCCTCAGCCAAGGAAGCCCATGACCCCGCCCGCCACGTACTGCACCGCCAGGGCCGCCAGGAGGATGCCGAGGACCCGGGTCACGACGTTGACCCCGGTGCGCCCCAACGCCCGGCGCACCCCAGCGGCCCCCCGCAGGAAGAGGTAGGCCAGGGCCAGGACCAAAAAGGCCGTGAGGAGGACGGTCCCCACCCCCAAGGGTGCCCGCCCCGCCTCCGCCCCCAGGACCAGGACGCTGGCCAGGGCCCCAGGCCCGGCGATCAGGGGGATGGCCAGGGGAAAGACAGAGATGTCCGCCCGCTCCCGGGCCTCTCTGGCCTCCTCCTCCGTCTCCCGCTCGTGGTGGGCGAAGACCATCTCGGTGGCGATGCGGAAGAGGAGGATCCCCCCCGCCACCCTCAGGGCGTCCAGGCTGATGCCCAAGTAGGCGAGGAGCTCCCGCCCGAAGAAGAAAAAGAAGGTGAGGACCGCCCCCGCCACCAAAACCGCCTTCCTGGCGATGCGGGCCTGCTCCCGTGGCGGCCG
The genomic region above belongs to Thermus sediminis and contains:
- the purQ gene encoding phosphoribosylformylglycinamidine synthase subunit PurQ, which gives rise to MRWAIVRFPGSNCDEDARFALKKAGMEAAFVWHTEKELKGFDGVFLPGGFSYGDYLRPGALAAKSPVMEAVRRFAEEGRYVIGVCNGFQVLTEAGILPGALLANLNLHFTCKEVGVRVERVDLPFTRLYGKGQVLRLPIAHAEGRYYADRETLARLEGEGLVVFRYAPLGGEEDYNPNGSLHDIAGIVNKRGNVLGMMPHPERAVDEVLGGTDGLPFFLGLAKEVAR
- a CDS encoding MarC family protein; this translates as MELFLKSFLTLLVVVDPVGLVPVFLALAGDRPPREQARIARKAVLVAGAVLTFFFFFGRELLAYLGISLDALRVAGGILLFRIATEMVFAHHERETEEEAREARERADISVFPLAIPLIAGPGALASVLVLGAEAGRAPLGVGTVLLTAFLVLALAYLFLRGAAGVRRALGRTGVNVVTRVLGILLAALAVQYVAGGVMGFLG
- a CDS encoding PIN domain-containing protein; the protein is MRVFLDANALFSMALGGPVFNAILEVAKRGRLRLLTSAFCYFEAWRNVELKVPERREALRAILKWIRLVPEAQPEPWMEGLLPEKDMPVLAAAVAAQATHLLTGDLRHFAPLMAREDLPLKVLTPGDFIRGVKP
- a CDS encoding AbrB/MazE/SpoVT family DNA-binding domain-containing protein, whose protein sequence is MTIPLSLSYRGQITLPKEVREKLGLKPGDVLLLKVEEGRLVLEPALLLTYEVYSEERLEEFRKAAEATPEEVTAFLKAWGLE
- the glyA gene encoding serine hydroxymethyltransferase, with amino-acid sequence MITTTLRDEALFRLIALEEKRQREGLELIASENFVSQAVREAVGSILTNKYAEGYPGARYYGGCEFVDQVEALAIERAKALFGAAWANVQPHSGSQANMAVYMALMEPGDTLLGMDLAAGGHLTHGAKVNFSGKLYKAVFYGVNPETERIDFEEVRRIALEHRPKVLVAGASAYPRVWDFQAFRQIADEVGAYLVVDMAHFAGLVAAGLHPNPVPHAHVVTSTTHKTLRGPRGGLILSQDLELGKRIDKLIFPGIQGGPLEHVIAGKAVAFFEAMQPEFQEYSRLVVQNAKRLAEELAQRGYRIVTGGTDNHLLLVDLRPKGLTGKEAEERLDQVGITVNKNAIPFDPKPPRVTSGIRLGTPAITTRGFTPEEMPTIADLIDRALTQGPSEALREEVRRLALAHPMP
- the purF gene encoding amidophosphoribosyltransferase, coding for MDKPKEECGVLGLYSETPLDVAGLLYLGLLALQHRGQEAAGIAVSDGEAFVVEKELGLVNQIFTEERLSRLRLPGARLGIAHARYSTTGSNLRFNAQPLTARTAHGVLAIAHNGNFVNAKPLRDRLLLEGATFQSTTDTEVMLLLLARLGRLPLPQAAAEAMKALEGGYSILLMDRRTLLALRDPHGVRPLVLGKAPWGYAFASEPPALNLLGAEYVRDVRPGEVVWVEEGKLRSLQVLPPDPTPCAFEWIYFARPDSLLDGIEAYQARVRMGEELFREAPAQADIVVPVPDSGMGAAVGYARASGLPLEYGLYKNPYAGRTFIQPTQELRDLKTRLKLAPTSAVRGKRVVLIDDSIVRGTTSKRIVGMLREAGAKEVHFRVSSPPIRFPCYYGIDTAARKELIAAEKSVEEIRAYIGADSLAFLSEEGVRRAIRGPVCLACFNGRYPAGVPVEGEKLALELG
- the purL gene encoding phosphoribosylformylglycinamidine synthase subunit PurL, producing METLAQAIGIPEGEYREILRRLGREPNRVELLLFKVMWSEHCAYKNSRPLLKELPKEGEAVLQGPGENAGVVRIGEGWAVAFKIESHNHPSAVEPFQGAATGVGGILRDILSMGARPIALLDSLRFGPPTGPRSRYLLKGVVSGIAFYGNAIGVPTVGGDLYFHEGYGENPLVNAMCLGLLREESLKRSRASLGRPVYYAGAKTGRDGIGGAAFASRELKEEKEEDRPAVQVGDPFLGKLLLEATLEAIEGDLVEGVQDMGAAGLTSSLAELAHKSGLGVELHLDWVPTREGGMAPEELLLSESQERMVLVPREGKEAELEAVFRRWGLDCVLVARTIPEKVFRVLHRGEVVAELPTEALAEAPLYVRVGREDPEIRALRETPLPPLEVDPREALLRLLASPNLASREAVYERYDHQVGTRTALLPGRGDAAVLWVKGTRLGIAAKVDQNPRYSRLAPRLGAMHALAEAARNVSVVGARPLAYTDGLNLGSPETPEGYYELQETILGLKEASGALGIPVVSGNVSLYNESGGRRIPPTAMVGVVGVLDVERRAEMGFRRPGEAILLIGEERGHFGGSEALYVLLGLEAGSPPPIDWERERKAQEAIRRLIGEGLVKTAHDVAEGGLLVALAEMTFPYGVGATVEIRERGLEALFGEAPSRILFTVAKEGLREATLLLEAMGLPYRVLGETGGKTLTVLTPEGVLEWGVEALKAAWKTPLQEVLDGQA
- a CDS encoding DNA repair protein RecN; the protein is MLQRLEVQNLAVIREAVLELAPGLNVLTGETGAGKSLLVDALALLLGAKAEGMVGPFGDSLLVTAFFQGPEPKVLSRRVGARSTPRIDGEVVSLKELQEEAQRWLSLHAQHAALVLLSPRRQREVLDALLDPALLVRYAEAYARHQALLEERRALEAALREKEAREDLLRFQVREIAEAKVRPGEDRELEEEARRLRHLEALRERAGRAYALLEGKSSGALEAAFRELKAGARYDRALEALAGDLEAALEGVRAVVAELSSYLEGLEGDPQHLAHLEERLNLLERLKRKYGPTLEEVLAYGERAQEELARLEGGEARLEEVGRELKTAKEALLRAGEALSEAREEAARRLMAGMEEELRELGFPKARFLVDLKPLPEPGPFGLEEVAFRFSANPHLPPAPLGAMSGGELSRLALALALLTGAEAPTVVFDEVDTGLGGETAWRVAERLARLGEKRQVLVVTHLPQIAAKAHRHLRVVKEGEGVGLEVLEGEERVRELARLLSGQYTEAALSHARLLLSQGSP
- a CDS encoding dynamin family protein — protein: MLEAEAKRRKEGVRAVLARGLELLARTPVDTGPLRQALLDLEGPFLLVVVGEFNSGKSTLVNALLGEDLLPEGPTPTTERIQLLAHGEGGEERGEGFLRLWRPHPLLRELNLVDTPGTNALMESHQVLTEGFLPRADLVLFVTSADRPLTRSEAEVLHLIRAWGKKVLLVVNKVDLLAPGDQEAVARYVAQGVREVLGAEVPLFLVSARRAKEGGDPGLEALRAHIAKTLAGKALRLKLGGALGVLSRLLQEGKGALGAEREELLKALATCEALEDLLQRHAARVRRDFAGQVALVAQVFREVEGRGHRFLEETVRLARLPDLLNAKAFREAFQREVVQDAGARLERAVGEALRWLARREEELLLDALAYLKEARPLPRGEEPLFASLEEALGRFNPEEEAMRLSGLAQEAVVRTLAGGAGGLGLGAALVLVLKGLLADLMGLLAGFFVAFLALSILPRRKERGKRLLSQRLEEAFLAVRRALEEALEAGLARGAERFQALYRDRCEALAQRLRALEDRLGALDRLEAEASAL
- the purS gene encoding phosphoribosylformylglycinamidine synthase subunit PurS encodes the protein MPRYQATLLIELKEGILDPQGRAVEGVLRDLGHPVEGVRVGKVLEVVFQEENLLKAEERAKALGQLLANPVMETWTLEALKEVP
- a CDS encoding HAD family hydrolase → MKPKAITFDFWGTLFTEGQAFMERVMPTRYEVLLDALSEAGHPAEEAEVREAYRQATLAFEEAWKAGEQMGVYDRVARIFALLGAPHDPGLIALTARRLEETSLLADLEALPGVEVLKDLAKRYPLALVSDTGMTPGRLLREHLRRHGLDVFQAYSFSDETGFVKPRPEAFHVALEALGVAPEEALHVGDLPQTDIKGAFGAGYPFAVQYVGLREVNGEVRPTAKVKDHRELLSLLE